A section of the Phaseolus vulgaris cultivar G19833 chromosome 8, P. vulgaris v2.0, whole genome shotgun sequence genome encodes:
- the LOC137825122 gene encoding uncharacterized protein yields the protein MGELDKDLCLFWKSVAAANITLPTASIITFEFLEDQLEAHIDNMLGKGKLAELRAIARSHKLAAGSQTVPNSVVEIAAAQGKTPPRGATSSGVLPAPQRKKLILRKPKREAPQVVQEEEEDEETTEDGLVTKRTRVAPSSPPAIQTPTLPSPPALLPQVQATPLAAAPPVVESSDPNFIENPPSASTPFVSAGEGPPSTTSIAGAAPGGDEGAHNSPILITESPTSPPRQEAPLAL from the exons ATGGGGGAGTTAGACAAAGATCtctgcctcttctggaagagtgtggccgCTGCCAACATCACCCTCCCCACCGCCTCCATAATTACCTTCGAGTTCcttgaggaccaactcgaagctcacatag ataatatgttgggcaaagggaaactggctgaactgagggcgatcgcccggtCTCATAAGctcgcggcgggctcccaaaccgtgcccaattcggtggtggagatcgccgccgctcaAGGCAAGACTCCTCCCCGAGGTGCAACCTCTTCCGGGGTACTACCCGCCCCTCAAAGGAAAAAGCTGATCTTGAGGAAACCAAAAAGGGAAGCTCCTCAAGTggtgcaagaagaagaagaggatgaagaaaccaccgaggatggcctcgttaccaAGAGGACAAGGGTGGCCCCCTCTTCACCACCCGCAATCCAAACACCAACACTGCCCTCACCTCCAGCTCTACTACCACAAGTCCAAGCGACGCCCTTAGCCGCCGCGCCTCCAGTGGTCGAGAGCAGCGACCCAaacttcatagagaaccctccaagtgcctccacgccattcgtatctgctggagagggtcctccttcaaccacttCTATTGCTGGGGCCGCACCAGGAGGAGATGAGGGCGCTCACAACTCGCCGATACTCATAACAGAATCTCcgacctcaccaccacgccaagaagcccccctCGCCCTttaa
- the LOC137825123 gene encoding uncharacterized protein, with product MAEDLPLIVSKAVKDSLKKLQEENSALKESNLITRAEDEKLSCNLLMTELEHSRLEDAMDAELRSTRKEASDLRQKLHLQVQEKIDLESKLVPYRLKVADLEAAKKADATKMENLEKRSADREAFLGKVEKERDDAIAELAQAREEATKTAAELAQAQDEGKKVAEDLARAREETEELKKQAQELEQSTTQVVTAGFDAALEQVACQYPELDLSMVSICNEVVDGKIVPSED from the coding sequence atggcggaggatctcCCCTTGATTGTATCGAAAGCCGTGAAGGACTCCCTCAAGaagctccaagaggagaactcAGCGCTCAAGGAGTCAAATCTAATTACGAGGGCTGAGGATGAAAAGCTCTCGTGCAACTTGCTAATGACCGAGCTGGAGCACTCAAGGCTGGAGGATGCCATGGACGCGGAGCTAAGAAGCacgcgcaaggaggcctccgacctgcgccagaaactgcacctccaagtCCAAGAGAAGATCGACTTGGAAAGCAAACTTGTCccttacaggctcaaggtggcggACTTGGAGGCTGCAAAGAAGGCAGATGCGACCAAGAtggaaaaccttgagaagaggtcagcagatcgggaggCGTTCCTTGGGAAGGTTGAAAAGGAGAGGGATGATGCCATTGCTGAGCTCGCCCAAGCTCGAGAGGAGGCCACAAAGACTGCTGCAGAGTTGGCCCAGGCTCAGGACGAAGGCAAAAAGGTTGCTGAGGACCTAGCTCGAGCTCGTGAGGAAACGGAAGAACTGAAGAAACAAGcacaagagctcgagcaaagcaCCACCCAAGTCGTCACcgccgggttcgacgccgctCTGGAGCAGGTTGCATGCCAataccccgagctcgacctctccatggtgtcaatctgcaacgaggtggtggatgggaagatcgtacCCTCTGAAGACTAG